In the genome of Telluria beijingensis, one region contains:
- a CDS encoding TonB-dependent receptor, producing MRQLNKSAIAVGVAHLCWLSAAFAQEAAPATSATPATGATQVVTVTGQRAALDSAQKLKKNSDEVVDSIVADDIGKLPDKSITEVLQRVPGVTIDRTMSRSDPEHFSVEGSGVSIRGLSWVRSELNGRDSFSSTGGRALNFEDVPPELMAGVDVYKNPSAEQIEGGISGLVNLRTALPFDIKGQRISGSVEGTYSELKKGKADPAGSILYSNRWKTGIGEIGALVNFASSQSATRTDAFQVEPYYPVAGAEPGRTVWIPKGAQWRTLDFDRKRQGTYGALQWKKDNTLRSHLTWFRSKYDMQWDENALFSAEGNPTQLRVTNGVYDNNGAFLSGTITNPTAGSIEYANNARTATRDSTTTDIAWNIEWKPSDRWTFTSDYQHVKARSESFDSTVALGTLMPELNLDLRGSLPQITFNPAQAAAMSDPKNFFWAFSMEHLDRSVAEQKAWKGDVKYDFDHSFLRDLRIGVRLTDRDAKTINSNPSFNWVGISQRWMMPWQINNLAYLSDPRFQAATTVNQFKNFFNGDASVPAIIFPARSVTAGYPGTYAQLHGFHDILCAEAGNSCAPWKPAAFGEANPSGDNEQAEKTKALYGQLRFAFDELRFPVDGNVGLRYVKTDSKSYGYTVYNSTFTIPPGGTTGLPVPVIAPFAAREDYDNGYHNWLPSLNLRLKASDELQFRFALGKGMSRPNFDQLQAYTTLSQNVTSTTTGNGAEQVTNVTSVGHTGEAIGNPNLRPVTSRNIDLTAEWYFAPAGSFTMALFDKRLRDIIIKQSSFYQLTDSTGRVIDFNVATPVNGARGSARGIELAYQQYYDRLPGWLSGFGIQANYTHVKTKRDLYTPVFSPWCGAGNNAANLNLNLNGCDTDGRSFGDLPLEYMSRNSYNFALLYDKAGWSARLAWSWRSKSLLGNNNNGTNGTNGVDTNPDSPTFGQSVVAWGLPIWADDYGQLDGGISYKFNDNYRIDFQAQNLTDAKYKQIMTHHVGDKGRAWFVTGPRYSVRLGVSF from the coding sequence ATGAGACAGTTGAACAAGTCGGCCATTGCCGTGGGCGTCGCACACCTGTGCTGGCTATCCGCCGCGTTTGCGCAGGAAGCTGCGCCGGCAACGAGCGCCACCCCCGCCACCGGCGCCACCCAGGTGGTCACGGTGACCGGCCAGCGCGCCGCGCTCGACAGCGCACAGAAGCTGAAGAAGAACTCCGACGAGGTGGTCGATTCGATCGTCGCCGACGACATCGGCAAGCTCCCCGACAAATCCATCACCGAAGTGCTGCAGCGCGTGCCGGGCGTGACCATCGACCGCACCATGTCGCGCAGCGACCCCGAGCACTTCTCGGTCGAAGGCTCGGGCGTGTCGATCCGTGGCCTGAGCTGGGTACGCTCCGAATTGAACGGCCGCGATTCGTTCTCGTCCACCGGCGGTCGCGCGCTGAACTTCGAGGACGTGCCGCCCGAGCTGATGGCCGGGGTCGACGTCTACAAGAACCCTTCGGCGGAACAGATCGAAGGCGGCATCTCGGGCCTGGTCAACCTGCGCACCGCGCTGCCCTTCGATATCAAGGGCCAGCGCATCTCGGGCAGCGTCGAAGGCACGTATTCCGAACTCAAGAAGGGCAAGGCCGATCCGGCCGGCTCGATCCTGTATTCGAACCGCTGGAAGACCGGCATCGGCGAGATTGGCGCCCTGGTCAACTTCGCCAGCTCGCAGAGCGCGACCCGCACCGACGCCTTCCAGGTCGAACCGTATTATCCAGTGGCCGGCGCCGAACCGGGCCGCACGGTCTGGATTCCGAAAGGCGCGCAATGGCGCACGCTCGACTTCGACCGCAAGCGCCAGGGCACCTACGGCGCACTGCAGTGGAAGAAGGACAATACCCTGCGCAGCCACCTGACCTGGTTCCGTTCCAAGTACGATATGCAGTGGGACGAGAATGCGCTGTTCTCGGCCGAGGGCAATCCGACCCAGCTGCGCGTGACCAACGGCGTGTACGACAACAATGGCGCCTTCCTGAGCGGCACCATCACCAACCCGACCGCCGGCAGCATCGAGTACGCCAACAACGCCCGCACCGCCACCCGCGATTCGACCACCACCGACATCGCCTGGAACATCGAGTGGAAGCCGAGCGACCGGTGGACGTTCACCTCGGACTACCAGCACGTGAAGGCGCGCTCGGAAAGCTTCGACTCGACCGTGGCGCTCGGCACCCTGATGCCCGAGCTGAACCTGGACCTGCGCGGCAGCCTGCCGCAGATCACCTTCAATCCGGCCCAGGCGGCGGCGATGAGCGATCCGAAGAACTTCTTCTGGGCGTTCTCGATGGAGCACCTCGACCGCAGCGTCGCCGAGCAGAAGGCGTGGAAAGGCGACGTCAAGTACGACTTCGACCACTCCTTCCTGCGTGACCTGCGCATCGGCGTGCGCCTGACCGACCGCGATGCCAAGACCATCAACTCGAATCCGAGCTTCAACTGGGTCGGCATCTCGCAGCGCTGGATGATGCCGTGGCAGATCAATAACCTGGCCTACCTGAGCGATCCACGCTTCCAGGCAGCGACCACGGTCAACCAGTTCAAGAACTTCTTCAACGGCGACGCCAGCGTCCCGGCGATCATCTTCCCGGCGCGCTCGGTCACCGCGGGCTACCCCGGCACCTACGCCCAGTTGCACGGCTTCCACGACATCCTGTGCGCCGAAGCCGGCAACAGCTGCGCGCCCTGGAAACCGGCCGCCTTCGGCGAAGCCAACCCGTCCGGCGACAACGAGCAGGCCGAGAAAACCAAGGCGCTGTACGGCCAGCTGCGCTTCGCCTTCGACGAACTGCGCTTCCCGGTCGACGGCAATGTGGGCCTGCGCTACGTGAAGACCGATTCCAAATCGTATGGTTACACGGTCTACAACTCGACCTTCACCATCCCGCCAGGCGGCACCACCGGCCTGCCGGTGCCGGTCATCGCGCCGTTCGCGGCCAGGGAAGACTACGACAACGGCTACCACAACTGGCTGCCGAGCCTTAACCTGCGCCTGAAAGCCAGCGACGAGCTGCAGTTCCGCTTCGCGCTCGGCAAGGGCATGTCGCGCCCGAACTTCGACCAGCTGCAGGCCTACACGACCCTGAGCCAGAACGTCACCAGCACGACCACCGGCAACGGCGCCGAGCAAGTGACCAACGTGACCTCGGTCGGCCATACCGGCGAAGCGATCGGCAATCCGAACCTGCGTCCCGTCACCTCGCGCAATATCGACCTGACCGCGGAATGGTATTTCGCACCGGCCGGCTCGTTCACGATGGCCTTGTTCGACAAGCGCCTGCGGGACATCATCATCAAGCAGAGCTCGTTCTATCAGCTGACTGACTCGACCGGTCGTGTAATCGATTTCAATGTGGCGACACCGGTGAATGGCGCCCGCGGCAGCGCGCGCGGCATCGAGCTGGCCTACCAGCAGTACTACGACCGCCTGCCGGGATGGCTGTCGGGCTTCGGGATCCAGGCCAACTACACCCACGTCAAGACCAAGCGCGACCTGTACACCCCGGTGTTCTCGCCGTGGTGCGGCGCGGGCAATAATGCGGCCAACCTCAACCTGAACCTGAACGGTTGCGACACCGACGGCCGCAGCTTCGGCGACCTGCCGCTCGAGTACATGTCGCGCAACTCGTACAACTTCGCGCTGCTGTACGACAAGGCTGGATGGTCGGCGCGCCTGGCCTGGAGCTGGCGTTCGAAGAGCCTGCTGGGCAACAACAATAACGGCACCAACGGCACCAACGGCGTCGACACCAATCCGGACAGCCCGACCTTCGGCCAGAGCGTGGTCGCCTGGGGCTTGCCGATCTGGGCCGACGACTATGGCCAGCTCGATGGCGGCATCAGCTACAAGTTCAACGACAACTACCGCATCGACTTCCAGGCGCAAAACTTGACCGATGCCAAGTACAAGCAGATCATGACCCACCACGTCGGCGACAAGGGACGTGCATGGTTCGTGACGGGGCCGCGCTACAGCGTGCGTCTCGGCGTGTCGTTCTAA
- a CDS encoding helix-turn-helix domain-containing protein produces the protein MQAFQRQALLVFLALLVASLVLGVAAYRRSFLEMPLLTAPGETQAGWRIRPAAAISPGSEAVVRLLDGGRRLRMVLTVAGGAAYPHAGADLFFEAGGAPTHLDLSRYASATLVATCAPGNTLSLVAPTFEEGVSRRGDLLTYRSPAGFFACSEQGNRVELDLTRMETPQWWFAMFGLDLARQSYRLDQVPKLALGTTFQSPQEVPIVVDISALVLHGRDLRWLFVPGAALLLAWAGFGLWFFRFHARALRLDLQDKLQKDLPIVAYQQLSIELACEPRRDREKTAILHAIASRFADADLDLEAVVQAAGVNRNKVNEVLKSELGFTFTGYLNKLRLTEAARLLGEKEAATVSEIAYTVGYNNVSYFNKLFRQEYGCTPKAFRSTLAEDVGAAPAIATSRTIPSTIRMAPPAGAGASYAGRSPCSPSES, from the coding sequence ATGCAGGCCTTCCAGCGCCAGGCGCTGCTGGTCTTCCTGGCGCTGCTCGTGGCCAGCCTGGTGCTGGGGGTGGCCGCCTACCGCCGCAGCTTCCTCGAGATGCCGCTGTTGACGGCGCCGGGCGAGACCCAGGCCGGCTGGCGGATCCGCCCCGCGGCCGCCATCTCGCCAGGCAGCGAGGCAGTGGTGCGCCTGCTCGACGGCGGCCGGCGCCTTCGCATGGTGCTGACCGTTGCCGGCGGCGCAGCCTATCCGCATGCCGGGGCCGACCTGTTCTTCGAGGCAGGCGGCGCGCCGACCCATCTCGACCTGTCGCGCTACGCCTCGGCCACGCTGGTTGCCACCTGCGCGCCGGGCAATACCCTGTCGCTGGTGGCGCCGACCTTCGAGGAGGGCGTATCGCGCCGCGGCGACCTGCTCACCTACCGTTCGCCGGCGGGCTTCTTCGCCTGCAGCGAACAGGGCAACCGGGTGGAGCTCGACCTGACCCGGATGGAAACGCCCCAGTGGTGGTTCGCCATGTTCGGCCTCGACCTGGCGCGGCAAAGCTACCGCCTGGACCAGGTGCCTAAGCTGGCGCTGGGCACCACCTTCCAGAGTCCGCAGGAAGTGCCGATCGTGGTCGACATCAGCGCCCTGGTACTGCATGGCCGCGACCTGCGCTGGCTGTTCGTGCCCGGCGCCGCGCTGCTGCTGGCCTGGGCCGGGTTTGGGCTATGGTTCTTCCGCTTTCACGCGCGGGCCCTGCGCCTCGATCTCCAAGATAAATTACAGAAGGACTTGCCCATCGTGGCCTACCAGCAGCTGTCGATCGAACTCGCCTGTGAACCGCGGCGCGACCGCGAGAAGACTGCCATCCTGCACGCCATCGCCAGCCGCTTTGCCGACGCCGACCTGGACCTGGAAGCGGTGGTGCAGGCCGCCGGCGTCAATCGCAACAAGGTGAACGAGGTGCTCAAGTCCGAACTCGGCTTCACCTTCACCGGCTACCTGAACAAGCTGCGCCTGACCGAGGCGGCGCGGCTGCTGGGCGAGAAGGAAGCGGCGACGGTCTCCGAAATCGCCTACACGGTCGGCTACAACAACGTCTCTTACTTCAACAAGCTGTTCAGGCAAGAGTACGGTTGCACGCCGAAGGCGTTCCGCTCCACCCTGGCCGAGGACGTCGGTGCGGCGCCTGCGATTGCCACGTCCCGCACGATTCCTTCAACTATCCGCATGGCGCCTCCTGCCGGAGCCGGGGCATCGTATGCTGGCCGCTCTCCGTGTTCACCGTCAGAGAGTTGA
- a CDS encoding beta-glucosidase family protein encodes MHRALPNTRWAIALAAACAVQCAQAAPDAAQQRAAKLVAQMTLDEKIGMVFGQFGTEFQGKVPPKEALVQSAGYIKGIERLGITPQWLTDAGIGVASQPGKQTRERTSLPAGIATAATWNPELAFKGAAMIGKEARLSGFNVMLGGSVNLAREPRNGRNFEYTGEDPLLAGIMAGEQIRGVQSNHVVSTVKHYAYNDQETGRNHLNVKIQDAAGRMSDLLAFQIAIERGNPGSVMCSYNRIGGVYGCENDHLLNKVLKGDWGYKGYVMSDWGAVHSTIPAALAGLDQQSGYPFDKSPYFDGALKEAVQNGHVPEKRLDDMVARILWAMGAHGVLDNPVKVQDKSIDYAAHGRISQEDAEEGIVLLKNQGNVLPLSQGLKRIAIIGGHANKGVLSGGGSAQVYPRGGMAVPNEGPAAWPGPMVYLPGSPMAALAKRSKAKLDWHDGKDPAAAAKVAAGADIVLVFATQWTSEANDVPNLSLPNRQDALVAAVAQANPRTVVVLQTGTPVTMPWLDQVAGVVQAWYPGTNGGEAIARVLSGEVDASGRLPQTFPQSENQLPRPKLDGLALPKDSRFDVDYDIEGAAVGYKWFDLKGHKPLFAFGHGLSYTSFAYTNLKAEAGDGGIRVSFDTLNSGARAGKAVPQVYVSKVGAGWEAPKRLGGWDKLALNAGERRASTVAVDPRTLAVFDAASGRWKIAAGDYRVILATAADAPVQTVTVRLAAREFAAGAR; translated from the coding sequence ATGCATCGAGCTTTGCCGAACACCCGCTGGGCCATCGCCCTCGCCGCCGCCTGCGCCGTCCAGTGCGCGCAGGCCGCCCCCGACGCTGCCCAACAACGTGCCGCAAAGCTGGTGGCCCAGATGACCCTCGACGAAAAGATCGGCATGGTGTTCGGCCAGTTCGGCACCGAATTCCAGGGCAAGGTACCGCCCAAGGAAGCCCTCGTGCAATCGGCCGGCTACATCAAGGGCATCGAACGCCTCGGCATCACGCCGCAGTGGCTGACCGACGCCGGCATCGGCGTCGCCTCGCAGCCGGGCAAGCAGACGCGCGAACGCACCTCGCTGCCGGCGGGGATCGCCACTGCCGCCACCTGGAACCCGGAACTGGCCTTCAAGGGCGCGGCCATGATCGGCAAGGAAGCACGCCTGTCGGGCTTCAACGTGATGCTGGGCGGGAGCGTCAACCTGGCGCGCGAGCCGCGCAATGGCCGCAACTTCGAGTACACCGGCGAAGACCCGCTGCTGGCCGGGATCATGGCCGGCGAGCAGATTCGCGGCGTGCAGTCGAACCACGTGGTCTCGACCGTCAAGCACTATGCCTACAACGACCAGGAGACCGGCCGCAACCACCTGAACGTGAAAATCCAGGATGCGGCCGGCCGCATGTCCGACCTGCTGGCCTTCCAGATCGCCATCGAGCGCGGCAACCCGGGCTCGGTCATGTGCTCGTACAATCGCATCGGCGGCGTGTATGGCTGCGAAAACGACCACCTGCTCAACAAGGTGCTCAAGGGCGACTGGGGCTATAAAGGCTATGTGATGTCCGACTGGGGCGCGGTGCACTCGACCATCCCCGCCGCGCTGGCGGGCCTCGACCAGCAGTCCGGCTACCCCTTCGACAAGTCGCCATACTTCGACGGCGCACTGAAAGAAGCGGTGCAGAACGGCCACGTGCCCGAGAAGCGCCTGGACGATATGGTGGCGCGCATCCTGTGGGCCATGGGCGCGCACGGGGTGCTCGACAACCCGGTCAAGGTGCAGGACAAGTCGATCGACTACGCCGCCCATGGCCGCATCTCGCAGGAAGATGCCGAAGAAGGCATCGTGCTGCTCAAGAACCAGGGCAATGTGCTGCCCCTTAGCCAAGGTCTGAAGCGGATCGCCATCATCGGCGGCCATGCCAACAAGGGCGTGCTGTCGGGCGGCGGCTCGGCCCAGGTCTATCCGCGCGGCGGCATGGCGGTGCCGAACGAGGGTCCTGCGGCCTGGCCGGGTCCGATGGTCTACCTGCCCGGTTCCCCGATGGCGGCGCTGGCCAAGCGCAGCAAGGCGAAGCTCGACTGGCATGACGGCAAGGATCCGGCAGCGGCGGCGAAGGTCGCGGCAGGCGCCGATATTGTGCTGGTGTTCGCGACCCAATGGACGTCCGAGGCCAACGACGTGCCGAACCTGTCTCTGCCCAACAGGCAGGATGCCCTGGTCGCCGCGGTGGCGCAGGCCAATCCGCGCACGGTGGTGGTGCTGCAGACCGGCACCCCGGTGACCATGCCGTGGCTCGACCAGGTAGCCGGCGTGGTCCAGGCCTGGTATCCGGGCACGAATGGCGGCGAAGCGATTGCGCGCGTGCTGAGCGGCGAAGTCGACGCCTCGGGACGCCTGCCGCAGACCTTCCCGCAGTCCGAGAACCAGCTGCCAAGGCCGAAGCTCGACGGCCTGGCCCTGCCCAAGGACAGCCGCTTCGACGTCGACTACGACATCGAAGGCGCCGCGGTCGGCTACAAATGGTTCGACCTGAAGGGCCACAAACCACTGTTCGCCTTCGGCCACGGCCTGTCGTACACCAGCTTTGCCTATACCAACCTCAAGGCGGAAGCGGGCGATGGCGGCATCCGCGTCAGCTTCGATACGCTGAACAGCGGCGCACGCGCCGGCAAGGCGGTGCCGCAGGTCTATGTGTCGAAGGTCGGCGCCGGCTGGGAAGCGCCGAAGCGCCTGGGCGGCTGGGACAAGCTGGCCCTGAACGCCGGCGAGCGCCGCGCCAGCACGGTGGCAGTCGATCCGCGCACGCTGGCGGTGTTCGATGCGGCCAGCGGGCGCTGGAAGATCGCGGCCGGCGACTACCGCGTGATCCTCGCCACCGCGGCCGACGCCCCGGTGCAGACGGTGACGGTGCGCCTGGCGGCGCGCGAATTCGCCGCCGGCGCGCGCTGA
- a CDS encoding sodium:solute symporter family transporter, which translates to MQNSTFSSLDTFVFFVYFLVVAGYGLWVYRRKQRSTSASHDYFLAEGSLTWWAIGASMIASNISAEQFIGMSGSGFRMGMAIAVYELMAAFTLILVAVFFMPVYRKNRIYTMPQFLEQRYSGSVSTIMAVFWLSLYVVVNLTSILYLGALAIGAIAGIDVWTCMLFLAVFAAIITLGGMKVIGYTDVIQVFCLVLGGLVTTWLALDMVAANNGGGGAMDGFNHLLGVAPGHFDMVFERDNPNYLDLPGISILIGGMMIVNLNYWGCNQYIIQRALGADLHTARKGILFAAFLKLLMPVIVVVPGIAAFVLHQQGALGGAMGSGDALNPDRAYPVLLTFLPAGLKGIAFAALTAAVVASLAGKANSIATIYTFDIHKKLVNPNVSETRMVWIGRVTVVVAMVLAVLIAPFMGIDKKGGFQYVQEYTGFVSPGILAMFLMGFFWRPATAAAAMFATIGGFVGSLILKFLPGIMDLSFLAPIGFAVPNAAGVYEIPFLDRMGIVFVAVIVGMVVISKLFPKTAAEADKRIEVDARMFKVQPGFAIGSVIICLALVAIYAAWW; encoded by the coding sequence ATGCAGAACTCGACTTTCTCGTCGCTCGATACCTTCGTTTTCTTCGTTTATTTTCTCGTCGTCGCCGGCTACGGCTTGTGGGTGTACCGGCGCAAGCAGCGCTCCACATCGGCCTCGCACGATTACTTTTTGGCCGAGGGCTCCCTCACCTGGTGGGCCATCGGCGCCTCGATGATCGCCTCGAACATCTCGGCCGAACAGTTCATCGGCATGAGCGGCTCGGGGTTCAGGATGGGCATGGCGATCGCAGTTTATGAGCTGATGGCGGCCTTCACCCTGATCCTGGTGGCCGTGTTCTTCATGCCGGTGTACCGCAAGAACCGCATCTACACCATGCCGCAATTCCTCGAGCAGCGCTACAGCGGCAGCGTGTCGACCATCATGGCGGTGTTCTGGCTGTCGCTGTACGTGGTGGTGAACCTGACCTCGATCCTGTACCTCGGCGCGCTGGCCATTGGCGCCATCGCCGGCATCGATGTCTGGACCTGCATGCTGTTCCTCGCCGTATTCGCGGCCATCATCACCCTGGGCGGCATGAAGGTGATCGGCTACACCGACGTGATCCAGGTGTTCTGCCTGGTGCTGGGCGGCCTGGTCACCACCTGGCTCGCGCTCGACATGGTCGCGGCCAACAATGGCGGCGGCGGCGCGATGGACGGTTTCAACCACCTGCTGGGCGTCGCGCCCGGCCATTTCGACATGGTGTTCGAGCGCGATAACCCGAATTACCTCGACCTGCCAGGCATCTCGATCCTGATCGGCGGCATGATGATCGTGAACCTCAATTACTGGGGCTGCAACCAGTACATCATCCAGCGCGCGCTTGGAGCAGACCTGCACACGGCGCGCAAGGGCATCCTGTTCGCCGCCTTCCTCAAGCTCCTGATGCCGGTGATCGTGGTGGTGCCGGGGATCGCGGCCTTCGTGCTGCACCAGCAAGGCGCGCTGGGCGGGGCCATGGGCAGCGGCGACGCGCTCAATCCCGACCGCGCCTATCCGGTGCTGCTCACCTTCCTGCCCGCCGGGCTGAAAGGCATCGCGTTCGCCGCCCTGACGGCGGCGGTAGTGGCCTCGCTGGCCGGCAAGGCCAACAGCATCGCCACCATCTATACCTTCGACATCCACAAGAAGCTGGTCAACCCTAACGTGTCCGAAACCCGCATGGTGTGGATCGGACGCGTGACGGTGGTGGTGGCGATGGTGCTGGCGGTGCTGATCGCGCCCTTCATGGGCATCGACAAGAAGGGCGGCTTCCAGTACGTGCAGGAATACACCGGCTTCGTCTCGCCCGGCATCCTGGCCATGTTCCTGATGGGCTTCTTCTGGCGGCCGGCGACGGCTGCGGCGGCGATGTTCGCCACCATCGGCGGCTTCGTCGGCTCGCTGATCCTCAAGTTCCTGCCCGGGATCATGGACCTGTCGTTCCTGGCGCCGATCGGTTTCGCCGTGCCGAATGCAGCCGGCGTGTACGAGATCCCGTTCCTGGACCGGATGGGCATCGTGTTCGTGGCGGTCATCGTCGGCATGGTCGTCATCAGCAAGCTGTTCCCGAAGACTGCCGCTGAAGCTGACAAGCGCATCGAGGTCGACGCCCGCATGTTCAAGGTGCAGCCGGGCTTCGCGATCGGTTCGGTCATCATCTGCCTGGCGCTGGTGGCCATCTACGCGGCCTGGTGGTAG